A genomic region of Aeropyrum pernix K1 contains the following coding sequences:
- the trxB gene encoding thioredoxin-disulfide reductase encodes MPLRLSAVRAPKIPRGEEYDTVIVGAGPAGLSAAIYTTRFLMSTLIVSMDVGGQLNLTNWIDDYPGMGGLEASKLVESFKSHAEMFGAKIVTGVQVKTVDRLDDGWFLVRGSRGLEVKARTVILAVGSRRRKLGVPGEAELAGRGVSYCSVCDAPLFKGKDAVVVVGGGDSALEGALLLSGYVGKVYLVHRRQGFRAKPFYVEEARKKPNIEFILDSIVTEIRGRDRVESVVVKNKVTGEEKELRVDGIFIEIGSEPPKELFEAIGLETDSMGNVVVDEWMRTSIPGIFAAGDCTSMWPGFRQVVTAAAMGAVAAYSAYTYLQEKGLYKPKPLTGLK; translated from the coding sequence ATGCCGCTCAGGCTCTCTGCGGTGAGGGCGCCTAAGATACCCCGTGGGGAGGAGTACGACACCGTCATAGTGGGGGCGGGGCCTGCGGGCCTCTCGGCAGCCATATACACAACAAGGTTCCTCATGTCGACACTCATAGTCTCGATGGACGTGGGTGGACAGCTAAACCTCACCAACTGGATAGACGACTACCCCGGCATGGGTGGGCTGGAGGCGTCGAAGCTCGTGGAGAGCTTCAAGAGCCACGCAGAAATGTTCGGCGCCAAGATAGTGACTGGGGTGCAGGTCAAGACTGTTGACAGGCTCGACGACGGCTGGTTCCTAGTGAGGGGGTCCAGGGGGCTGGAGGTGAAGGCCCGCACCGTCATACTGGCGGTGGGGAGCAGGAGGAGGAAACTCGGCGTCCCCGGGGAGGCGGAGCTCGCGGGCAGGGGCGTCAGCTACTGCAGCGTGTGCGACGCGCCCCTGTTCAAGGGTAAGGACGCCGTGGTTGTTGTGGGGGGCGGCGACTCCGCCCTCGAGGGGGCCCTCCTCCTCAGCGGCTACGTCGGGAAGGTCTACCTGGTCCACAGGAGGCAGGGGTTCAGGGCGAAGCCCTTCTACGTGGAGGAGGCGAGGAAGAAGCCTAACATTGAGTTCATCCTAGACAGCATAGTGACCGAGATAAGAGGGCGGGACCGGGTGGAGTCTGTGGTCGTGAAGAACAAGGTGACCGGCGAGGAGAAGGAGCTCAGGGTGGACGGGATCTTCATAGAGATAGGCTCCGAGCCGCCGAAGGAGCTGTTCGAGGCCATAGGGCTGGAGACCGATAGCATGGGCAACGTGGTGGTTGACGAGTGGATGAGGACGAGCATCCCAGGGATATTCGCGGCGGGAGACTGCACCAGCATGTGGCCGGGCTTCAGGCAGGTGGTCACCGCCGCGGCGATGGGCGCGGTGGCCGCCTACAGCGCCTACACCTACCTGCAGGAGAAGGGCCTCTACAAGCCGAAGCCTTTAACTGGGTTAAAGTAA
- a CDS encoding FecCD family ABC transporter permease, translating to MRTSILLASSITVFSMLTLASLALGPAGVKNPLDYIDGLGGVELYRLLRTSASIVVGASLAVSGASLQQALRNPLVDPYLLGISTGASLAVALSLLLGLAGPLGIGSAALAGGLAAFLLVLATARLAGMTGSGLIIVGVAYSYLFGSLTTLLVLSFPDKLTGALYWIFGSVAYVDRGILATAAGGLALATLYLAASSKALEALSLGEEAARGLGIGVERLRAGVATASLVAVAASVALAGPVGFIGLTAPWIARLLGAARFQHILVASAPMGAGLALASDILARTLASPAELPLTPIASLIGVPILVYAAVERWRGVEAL from the coding sequence TTGAGGACCTCAATCCTGCTAGCCTCCTCCATAACCGTGTTTTCAATGTTAACCCTCGCAAGCCTCGCCCTAGGCCCGGCGGGGGTAAAGAACCCCCTGGACTATATAGACGGGCTGGGCGGGGTGGAGCTTTACAGGCTGCTGAGGACCTCCGCCTCAATAGTGGTAGGCGCCTCCCTCGCCGTAAGCGGCGCCTCCCTGCAGCAGGCCCTTCGAAACCCCCTGGTAGACCCCTACCTGCTCGGCATCTCCACGGGCGCCTCCCTCGCCGTAGCCCTAAGCCTGCTCCTGGGGCTGGCGGGGCCTCTTGGCATAGGCTCTGCGGCCCTCGCCGGCGGCCTCGCGGCCTTCCTACTAGTTCTCGCCACGGCCAGGCTTGCAGGCATGACCGGCTCTGGGCTGATAATAGTGGGTGTCGCCTACTCCTACCTCTTCGGGAGCCTGACCACCCTCCTCGTACTCAGCTTCCCCGACAAGCTGACGGGGGCCCTTTACTGGATATTCGGCTCCGTAGCCTACGTGGACAGGGGGATTCTGGCCACAGCCGCGGGGGGCCTAGCCCTCGCCACGCTCTACCTCGCTGCATCCTCGAAAGCCCTGGAGGCGTTGAGCCTGGGCGAGGAGGCGGCCAGGGGGCTGGGGATAGGTGTCGAGAGGCTTAGAGCCGGGGTTGCCACCGCCAGCCTCGTAGCCGTGGCAGCCTCCGTAGCCCTCGCGGGACCCGTGGGGTTCATAGGGTTGACTGCTCCGTGGATAGCGAGGCTTCTGGGGGCCGCGCGCTTCCAACACATACTAGTCGCCTCGGCGCCTATGGGCGCGGGGCTGGCGCTTGCCTCAGACATCCTGGCCCGTACACTCGCGAGCCCCGCCGAGCTACCTCTAACACCTATAGCCAGCCTCATAGGAGTGCCTATCCTAGTCTACGCCGCGGTTGAGAGGTGGAGGGGTGTTGAGGCCCTGTAG
- the twy1 gene encoding 4-demethylwyosine synthase TYW1: MPEKWLPLAEVMVKQKYHFAGRHTVVKKCYWTHKALTEDRHCYKCKFYGIESHRDIQMSPAAFWCWNACLHCWRIRPQDLGVDLDETKLTIVDDPKWLVDELIRIHRRLISGYKGHPRVDPKKFWEAWNPVHVTLSLTGEPTLYPMLSDLLKEVHRRGMTSFLVTRGVRPDILADLEEEPSQLYVSLEAWDKKSYNYFTRPLVPRAWELTMETLEMMPSFTSPTAIRITLVAGFNDTDEALKGFAKLINLAQPTYVEIKSYMWVGASRMRLSKANMAEHEYVRKVSERLSELTGYPILGESRASRVVLLSRLEKPIRLGKGCPEGLNTPEPEEGEYDAPYDPDIMP, encoded by the coding sequence ATGCCGGAGAAGTGGCTGCCCCTAGCCGAGGTTATGGTCAAGCAGAAGTACCACTTCGCGGGAAGGCACACGGTGGTTAAGAAGTGCTACTGGACCCACAAGGCCCTCACCGAGGATAGGCACTGCTACAAGTGCAAGTTCTACGGGATAGAGAGCCACAGGGACATACAGATGAGCCCCGCCGCCTTCTGGTGCTGGAACGCCTGCCTCCACTGCTGGAGGATAAGGCCGCAGGACCTGGGTGTAGACCTTGACGAGACCAAGCTAACCATAGTAGACGACCCGAAGTGGCTGGTGGACGAGCTCATAAGGATACACAGGAGGCTGATAAGCGGCTACAAGGGCCACCCCAGGGTCGACCCGAAGAAGTTCTGGGAGGCCTGGAACCCCGTGCACGTGACCCTAAGCCTGACCGGCGAGCCGACGCTCTACCCCATGCTGAGCGACCTGCTCAAGGAGGTGCACAGGAGGGGCATGACGAGCTTCCTCGTCACGAGGGGTGTCAGGCCGGACATACTGGCCGATTTGGAGGAGGAGCCGAGCCAGCTCTACGTGAGCCTCGAGGCGTGGGATAAGAAGAGCTACAACTACTTCACCAGGCCCCTGGTGCCCAGGGCCTGGGAGCTCACAATGGAGACCCTGGAGATGATGCCCAGCTTCACCAGCCCCACCGCCATAAGGATAACGCTGGTAGCCGGGTTCAACGACACAGACGAGGCTCTCAAGGGCTTCGCAAAACTCATAAACCTCGCCCAGCCGACCTACGTGGAGATCAAGAGCTACATGTGGGTGGGGGCCAGCAGGATGAGGCTGAGCAAGGCCAACATGGCTGAGCACGAGTACGTGAGGAAGGTGAGCGAGAGGCTCTCCGAGCTCACGGGCTACCCGATACTCGGCGAGAGCAGGGCGAGCAGGGTGGTGCTGCTGAGCAGGCTCGAGAAGCCCATAAGGCTAGGCAAGGGATGCCCAGAAGGCCTCAACACGCCGGAGCCCGAGGAGGGCGAGTACGACGCCCCCTACGACCCAGACATAATGCCATAA
- a CDS encoding TIGR00296 family protein produces MVGGVRIARARGPPIEPEELDDADGEALVRIARRAVEEWVEHGRRLDVEAGGKLGRPGAAFVTLERRSGDGWELRGCIGVVRPVLPLVEAVVTAAVDAASSDPRFEPLSREELDRVRVEVTVLGSMEPLPKKPHERPALVEVGLHGLYVEKPPYAGLLLPQVAVDEGWDPILFLTWACIKAGLPGTCWLREDVEIYRFRAAVWRETEPRGPVVRRDLAREAAAKGVNARVS; encoded by the coding sequence TTGGTCGGGGGGGTCAGGATAGCGCGTGCCCGAGGTCCTCCCATCGAGCCGGAGGAGCTTGACGACGCCGATGGCGAGGCCCTGGTGAGGATTGCCAGGAGGGCTGTGGAGGAGTGGGTGGAGCATGGTAGGAGGCTGGATGTAGAGGCTGGCGGGAAGCTCGGGAGGCCGGGCGCCGCCTTCGTTACCCTCGAGAGGAGGAGCGGGGATGGGTGGGAGCTCAGGGGGTGTATAGGGGTTGTCAGGCCTGTCCTGCCCCTGGTGGAGGCCGTTGTCACAGCCGCAGTCGACGCAGCCTCCAGCGACCCCAGGTTCGAGCCTCTCAGTCGGGAGGAGCTCGACAGGGTGAGGGTCGAGGTCACGGTGCTCGGCAGCATGGAGCCCCTCCCCAAGAAGCCTCATGAGAGGCCCGCTCTCGTCGAGGTGGGGCTCCACGGCCTCTATGTCGAGAAACCACCCTACGCGGGCCTGCTGCTGCCCCAAGTGGCGGTCGACGAGGGCTGGGACCCTATACTATTCCTCACGTGGGCCTGCATAAAGGCGGGCCTGCCGGGGACATGCTGGCTGAGGGAGGACGTGGAGATCTACAGGTTCAGGGCTGCCGTGTGGAGGGAGACCGAGCCCCGAGGCCCAGTAGTGAGGAGAGACCTAGCCCGGGAGGCGGCCGCGAAAGGAGTAAATGCTAGGGTCAGTTGA
- a CDS encoding ABC transporter ATP-binding protein, which translates to MRPCSVRLEGVEARYNTSPPVLRGVSFSLDPGSLVALLGPNGSGKTTLLRLLAGIIKPSRGRVEVCGSPPGRVRRMLGYAPASPEVDPRLKAVEVALLYRYGVSEGVAWGRRDWEEVLAALGEMGVGELAWRRWGELSSGQRRLVILAGVLARRPGLALLDEPHSFLDVSNMRRVTLVLRSLRGRATIVYTTHDPLAAMAADSVIMLREGLLHAQGPPEAVVTPETIEEVYGIPADRLDGLTIPRYYKP; encoded by the coding sequence TTGAGGCCCTGTAGCGTCAGGCTCGAAGGTGTTGAAGCCCGATACAACACATCACCACCCGTTCTGAGGGGTGTGAGCTTCAGCCTCGACCCCGGCTCTCTGGTGGCTCTCCTAGGCCCTAACGGCAGCGGCAAGACAACCCTCCTCAGGCTCCTCGCAGGCATAATCAAGCCGAGCAGGGGGAGGGTGGAGGTCTGCGGCAGCCCCCCGGGGAGGGTGAGGCGGATGCTCGGCTACGCCCCCGCATCGCCGGAGGTGGACCCCAGGCTGAAGGCCGTGGAGGTTGCTCTCCTCTACAGGTACGGGGTGTCGGAGGGCGTAGCCTGGGGTAGGAGGGACTGGGAGGAGGTCCTGGCTGCCCTCGGGGAGATGGGCGTGGGGGAGCTGGCGTGGAGGAGGTGGGGGGAGCTGAGCAGCGGCCAGAGACGGCTGGTGATCCTAGCAGGGGTCCTAGCTAGGAGGCCCGGCCTGGCCCTCCTAGACGAGCCCCACTCCTTCCTCGACGTATCCAACATGAGGAGGGTAACACTGGTGCTCCGCTCCCTCCGAGGCAGGGCCACGATAGTCTACACCACCCACGACCCCCTGGCGGCTATGGCTGCCGACTCGGTGATAATGCTGAGGGAGGGGCTCCTCCACGCACAGGGGCCGCCCGAGGCCGTGGTGACCCCCGAGACTATAGAGGAGGTCTACGGGATCCCGGCCGACAGGCTAGACGGCCTCACCATACCGCGCTACTACAAGCCCTAG
- the sucC gene encoding ADP-forming succinate--CoA ligase subunit beta encodes MKLYEFEAKEILRMYGVETPPSVLVMPGDDVAAKIREAGLEPPLVVKSQVLVAGRGKAGGIKLVESVEDAVRVAGELWRKPIKGILPGALLVEKAVPHDAELYTSIIIDRSERRPVILASRFGGMDIEEIAREKPESIVRHYVDPFLGLRGYEARMVGKAIGLSGRLLNSYASFLQVLYRVFTALEAELVESNPLAIVGDKVVPLDARIIVDDNSLFRHRELVERRRVEQRGEYTEWEVKARQQGLPFVELEGDIGIIGNGAGLTMATMDLVYHFGGRPANFLDIGGGARAELVKKAVSFLLEFPKAEKIFINVFGGITRGDEVARGIVAAVRESGSSKPLVVRLSGTREEEGRRILEEAGIYAYTDPVEAVKKVVSL; translated from the coding sequence TTGAAGCTGTACGAGTTTGAGGCTAAGGAGATTCTGCGGATGTACGGTGTCGAGACTCCCCCCTCTGTTCTGGTGATGCCGGGCGACGATGTGGCGGCCAAGATTAGGGAGGCGGGTTTGGAGCCGCCGCTTGTTGTGAAGAGCCAGGTACTCGTCGCCGGCAGGGGGAAGGCCGGGGGTATTAAGCTGGTTGAGAGTGTTGAAGACGCTGTCAGGGTTGCAGGGGAGCTTTGGCGTAAGCCTATAAAGGGGATACTCCCGGGGGCCCTGCTTGTGGAGAAGGCTGTCCCCCACGATGCCGAGCTGTACACCTCGATAATTATAGACAGGAGTGAGAGGAGGCCCGTCATCCTGGCCAGCAGGTTCGGGGGGATGGATATAGAGGAGATTGCCAGGGAGAAGCCCGAGAGCATTGTGAGGCACTATGTAGACCCCTTCCTGGGGCTGAGGGGCTATGAGGCCAGGATGGTGGGGAAGGCCATAGGCCTCTCGGGCAGGCTGCTAAACAGCTACGCATCCTTCCTCCAGGTCTTGTACAGGGTGTTCACAGCCCTGGAGGCGGAGCTCGTCGAGAGCAACCCACTGGCCATCGTCGGCGACAAGGTGGTCCCCCTCGACGCCAGGATAATCGTGGACGACAACAGCCTGTTCAGGCACAGAGAGCTCGTGGAGAGGAGGAGGGTTGAGCAGAGGGGCGAGTACACCGAGTGGGAGGTCAAGGCTAGGCAGCAGGGACTCCCATTCGTCGAGCTGGAGGGCGACATAGGCATCATAGGCAACGGAGCCGGACTCACAATGGCCACCATGGACCTTGTATACCACTTCGGCGGGAGGCCCGCGAACTTCCTCGACATAGGGGGCGGCGCCAGGGCGGAGCTGGTTAAGAAGGCCGTCTCCTTCCTCCTAGAGTTCCCCAAGGCGGAGAAGATCTTCATAAACGTGTTCGGCGGCATAACAAGGGGCGACGAGGTCGCCCGCGGGATAGTGGCGGCGGTCAGGGAGTCCGGCTCCAGCAAGCCCCTAGTGGTGAGGCTCAGCGGCACCAGGGAGGAGGAGGGTAGGAGGATACTCGAGGAGGCTGGGATCTACGCCTATACCGACCCGGTGGAGGCTGTAAAGAAGGTTGTATCCCTCTAG